The DNA sequence CCCAGCGAATGGGGAAAGCGGCGTATCTGATCGACGATGCGACCGATATCCAGGAAGTATGGGTGAAAGAAGCACAGTGCGTCGGCGTGACCGCAGGCGCATCGGCTCCGGATATTCTGGTGCAGAACGTGATTTCGCGTCTGCAGGAGCTGGGCGGCGGCGAAGCGGTGCCGCTGGAAGGCCGCGAAGAGAATATTGTTTTTGAAGTGCCGAAAGAGCTGCGCGTAGACGTCCGTGAAGTAGAGTAAGTTCTTTCCCGCCGGAGTGTGAGAAGATGCCAGACCTGACGTCTGGCATTTTTTATGGAGAAACTATGCGCTTACCCATCATTCTGGATACCGATCCCGGCATTGATGATGCCGCGGCGATTGCCGCCGCGCTGTTCGCCCCCGAGCTGGATCTACAGCTGATCACCACGGTGGCGGGCAATGTGTCGGTGGAGAAAACCACCCGTAATGCCCTGCAGCTTCTGCATTTCTGGAACGCCGATATCCCGTTAGCCCAGGGCGCATCGATGCCGCTGGTGCGTCCGCTGCGCGACGCAGCCTCCGTACACGGTGAGTCAGGGATGGAGGGGTATGATTTCGTTGAACATAACCGCCAGCCGCTGGCAAAGCCCGCTTTCCAGGCGATCCGCGATGCGTTGATGCATGCATCGGAACCGCTGACTCTGGTGGCGATTGGCCCGTTGACCAACATCGCGCTACTGCTGACCCAGTATCCCGAATGCCGCTTTAACATCCGTCGCCTGGTGATTATGGGCGGCTCCGCCGGGCGCGGTAACTTTACCCCGAATGCGGAATTTAACATCGCCATCGATCCGGAAGCGGCGGCTAAGGTGTTCAACAGCGGGCTGGAAATCGTCATGTGCGGGTTGGACGTGACCAACCAGGCGATGCTGTCCCCGGAGTATCTCTCCACGCTACCAACGCTTAATCAGACCGGTAAAATGCTCCACGCGCTGTTTAGCCACTATCGTAGCGGCAGTATGAGCAGCGGTTTGCGCATGCATGATCTGTGCGCGATCGCCTGGCTGGTTCGTCCTCAACTTTTCACCCTGGAACCATGCTTTGTGACGGTAGAAACCCAGGGAACGTGGACCTCCGGGACGACGGTGGTCGATATCGAAGGTAAACTGGGCCAACCGGCAAACGCCCGGGTGGCTTTGGGGCTGGATGTCGAAGGATTCCAGCGCTGGGCGGCCGAGGTAATTGCGCTGGCGCCTTAAAAATAGGATAAACATCAGGGAGATGTACATCATGGCTTATGGAGAAGCTTATCTAAAAGGCTGGAAAAACGCGTTTAATTTTTCCGGCGTGGCCAGCAGGCTGGAGTTTTGGTCTTTTTTTATCACCAATCTGCTGGTTCTGGCTCTACCGCTTGCGGCCTGTCTACTGGCGATGCAGTACCGTTATCAGTACGGGGTTTTGCTTTTTTACGCCGTGCCGCTCAGTTTTATCCTGCTGTTGGTGATGATCGTCCCCGTGCTGGCCGTTGGCTGCCGCAGGATGCACGATATCGGTCGTTCCGGCTGGTGGTTTGCCCTGTGCCTGATTATTCCCTGGTTTTTGATCGTCGCGCTGTGGCTGTGCTGCCTGAGGTCGGCCCCATCTTCTCGCTAAGATAATCAATCATCGCCCGCATTCTGGCGGGCATATGCTTGCTGCCCGACCACAGTAACCACAGCTGGCCGGAATAGCTGCTGATAAACTCCCATTCCTCTAAGACCTGCACAATCTCGCCGCGGGCCAGCGCCTCACGTGCGGTAAACAACGGCAGGCTACCGATGCCCAGATTCTGCTTCACGGCATCAAGGCGCACGGCGGTGTGGTTGGCGGCGTAACGGCCATGGGTCTGGATAGTTTCTGTCGTACCCTCGCGACGAAACTTCCAGCGCGAATCAGCGGGCGTTTCGCCAAGGCTGATACAGCTATGTTCACGCAGATCCTGCGGCGTGCGCGGCTTTCCATATTGTTCAAGGTAGCCTGGCGTCGCGCACACCACGTGGCTGATTGGCATCAGCGGCTTCCCGTGCAGTCCTGGCGATGGCGTATGGGTGATACGCAGCGCCAGATCGATGCCATCATCAATAAAATCGAGAACCCGGTCTTCAAGCCGCAGGCAGACGTCGATCTGCGGATAGCGGGTAAAAAACTCCAGCATAAGCGGGTGAATGACAAACCGCCCCACAGCTTTCGGCACGCTTAGCGTGAGCTTTCCCTGCGCTATTGCCTGGGTACTGCTGGCGGAATCCATAGCCAGGCGCGCCGACTCCACCATCCCCTGCGCATGCTCATATACCGTCTTCCCGGCGTCGCTAAGGCGCAGCTTACGCGTAGTTCGGTGCAGCAGTTTGCAGCCCATCTCCTGTTCCAGGCGCGAGACGCTGCGGCTGATGGCGGAGGGCGTGGCGCCTGTCTGCCGCGCGACGGCGGAAAAGCTGCCCTGTTCAACAATCTGTACAAACAGAGCGAGGTCGGGTAGCAGGCTCAGATTCATTTGTGCTTCCAGAGCAAAACTGCATTGATGTTATGCGGGATTATCCCTTTCAGGAATATCAATATACTGTCCTGACAAAGAGGAGAGCAACCATGACTGAACGACTTTATTACACCAGCGATGCGACTGAATGCCTGGCGCGAGTCGTCAATTGCTCAGGCGAAGCGGATGGCCGCTATGCCATTGAACTGGATCGTACGCTATTCCATCCGCAGGGCGGAGGGCAGCCTGCGGATCGCGGCTGGATCGACGAACTGACCGTCGAGAGCGTTGTCGCACGCGGCGAGAGTATTATGCATATAGTTTCGCAGCCGCTACCGCCCGGCGAGGTGGCGATCCGGGTGGATGCTGACGCAAGACAGCTGCACGCCCGGCTACACACCGCCGGACACCTGCTTGGCCAGGCCGGTGAACGTTCCGGTTGGCAGCCGGTCAAGGCTCATCATTGGCCGGGAGAGGGGCGCATTACTTTTGCCGCCGGGGCGAATGCTTCGCTTCCAGAAGCCAGCGCGCTGTTAAGGCAGGTAGAAGTCTGGCAGGCAGAGAATTTAAGGCGTCAGGTTTCTTTTGCCGGGAGGCGACGTAAGGTCGGGTTTGGCGATATGCCGGGCTATGCCTGCGGCGGCACGCACGTGACCAGCCTGTCCGAACTGGGAAAGGTCGTCATTACCCAAGTGAAGATGAAAAAAGGCCAGATGATTGTGAGTTACATCGTCGAATAGGCTAGTCACAGGAGATGCCACAGTTTACAGAGCATCTCCAGGGGCCTAAATATGCTCAGAATGTTTACCGTGGTAAATCCGTTCCGGCCTGCCGACCTTGCCATAGCTGATTTCAGCCTCCAGCAAGTCTTTTTTTACTCCTTGTTCTAAGTAGCGGCGGGCGGTGGTTTTACTGCTGCCGAGAATGCGCGCAAGGGAGTCTGCGGTATGGACTATCTCCGGGTCGGAAAAGAGCTGTAACACCCGGTTAAAGGTGCTTTCATCAATTCCACGCAGCGATGAACCGGCGGATTCCGTATGTTCTTTGGCCTGAATATTGAAAAGAGCGTCAACGTGCGTTTGGCTGGCCTGCTCGCTTGAGCGCAGGGAGCTGCGGTAGCGGGCAAAACGCTCAAGCGTGTGCTGCAATCGTTGATAGTGAACCGGTTTAATCAGGTAATCAAAAACGCCCATCCGCAGTGCTTCGCTGATGGTATCCATATGGTTATCAGCGGTGATGAAGATGATGCGTCCTTTATAGTTAGTGTTCACGGCATGACGAATCAAATCGAGGCCTTTGCCATCGGGTAAGAAGTTATCCAGAAGAATCAGCTGGGGCTGATAGAGGCGAAGCATCTTTTTCGCGCTTTCCAGTTTATCCGCAATACCAATGACTGCGAACTGGGGAAATTGTTTGATGGTATCCACCAGGATTTCCGCCAGCATAGGTTCGTCTTCAACGATCAGGGTTGTGATGCTATCCATGATGTTCATCTCGGGTCAGGGGGATATAAAGGGTAAAAATAGTGCCAAAAGGGATGTTGTCATCGATGACAATATTGCCGCCCGCCTGCTCAACGTAGCTGCGTACCAGCCATAGTCCGATGCCATGATCGCCGCTGCCGCTGCTGGTGACGCCGCGTTCAAAGATACGATCGCGCATCGACTCATCTATCCCGCAGCCCTGATCGGCGATCTCGACTATCACTTCGTCGCCTTCACTGTTGATCAGGCATTCGATCTGTCTTGAACCTTGCGTCTGGCGTAGGGTGGCATTGTAGGCGTTATCCAGAAGGTTTCCGACGATCGAGATCCATTCATTGTGCGAAAGGGAGGAGGGTAACGTATCGACATAACATCCGGGATCGAATATCAGTTCTAAGCCAAGCTCCTTGGCGCGGTAGTATTTACCAATCAGCAGCCCGGCAAGATGATTTACTTTAAAATTACGGGCAATAAAATCGAGCACTTTTTGGTGGCTTTCTGACTGCTGTTGAATGAGATCCAACGCGTTATCGTAGCGTTTTAAAAACAGCAGTCCGGCGATAGTGGAGATCAGATTACGATGCTCGTGCTGTACGGCGCGAAGATTATCCGCGTATTGCTGAACCTGGCTGAGCTGCAGACTCAGAGTGTTGATATCATCTTTACTGCGAAAGCT is a window from the Klebsiella oxytoca genome containing:
- the rihC gene encoding ribonucleoside hydrolase RihC, giving the protein MRLPIILDTDPGIDDAAAIAAALFAPELDLQLITTVAGNVSVEKTTRNALQLLHFWNADIPLAQGASMPLVRPLRDAASVHGESGMEGYDFVEHNRQPLAKPAFQAIRDALMHASEPLTLVAIGPLTNIALLLTQYPECRFNIRRLVIMGGSAGRGNFTPNAEFNIAIDPEAAAKVFNSGLEIVMCGLDVTNQAMLSPEYLSTLPTLNQTGKMLHALFSHYRSGSMSSGLRMHDLCAIAWLVRPQLFTLEPCFVTVETQGTWTSGTTVVDIEGKLGQPANARVALGLDVEGFQRWAAEVIALAP
- a CDS encoding DUF805 domain-containing protein, with product MAYGEAYLKGWKNAFNFSGVASRLEFWSFFITNLLVLALPLAACLLAMQYRYQYGVLLFYAVPLSFILLLVMIVPVLAVGCRRMHDIGRSGWWFALCLIIPWFLIVALWLCCLRSAPSSR
- a CDS encoding response regulator, with translation MDSITTLIVEDEPMLAEILVDTIKQFPQFAVIGIADKLESAKKMLRLYQPQLILLDNFLPDGKGLDLIRHAVNTNYKGRIIFITADNHMDTISEALRMGVFDYLIKPVHYQRLQHTLERFARYRSSLRSSEQASQTHVDALFNIQAKEHTESAGSSLRGIDESTFNRVLQLFSDPEIVHTADSLARILGSSKTTARRYLEQGVKKDLLEAEISYGKVGRPERIYHGKHSEHI
- a CDS encoding alanyl-tRNA editing protein, which gives rise to MTERLYYTSDATECLARVVNCSGEADGRYAIELDRTLFHPQGGGQPADRGWIDELTVESVVARGESIMHIVSQPLPPGEVAIRVDADARQLHARLHTAGHLLGQAGERSGWQPVKAHHWPGEGRITFAAGANASLPEASALLRQVEVWQAENLRRQVSFAGRRRKVGFGDMPGYACGGTHVTSLSELGKVVITQVKMKKGQMIVSYIVE
- a CDS encoding LysR family transcriptional regulator, giving the protein MNLSLLPDLALFVQIVEQGSFSAVARQTGATPSAISRSVSRLEQEMGCKLLHRTTRKLRLSDAGKTVYEHAQGMVESARLAMDSASSTQAIAQGKLTLSVPKAVGRFVIHPLMLEFFTRYPQIDVCLRLEDRVLDFIDDGIDLALRITHTPSPGLHGKPLMPISHVVCATPGYLEQYGKPRTPQDLREHSCISLGETPADSRWKFRREGTTETIQTHGRYAANHTAVRLDAVKQNLGIGSLPLFTAREALARGEIVQVLEEWEFISSYSGQLWLLWSGSKHMPARMRAMIDYLSEKMGPTSGSTATARRSKTRE